One Mycobacteriales bacterium genomic region harbors:
- a CDS encoding SDR family NAD(P)-dependent oxidoreductase, which translates to MSEISFDGRVAIVTGAGGGLGRTYALELARRGARVVVNDLGGSVHGEGGSDSAAQRVVDEITAAGGEAVPNHDSVSSPDGGAAIVQTALDAFGTVDVVINNAGIL; encoded by the coding sequence GTGTCCGAGATCTCCTTCGACGGCCGGGTCGCGATCGTCACCGGCGCCGGTGGCGGCCTCGGCCGCACCTACGCGCTCGAGCTCGCCCGCAGAGGCGCCCGGGTGGTCGTGAACGACCTCGGCGGCTCGGTCCACGGCGAGGGTGGAAGTGACTCCGCCGCGCAGCGGGTCGTCGACGAGATCACGGCCGCCGGGGGCGAGGCGGTGCCCAACCACGACTCGGTGTCGAGTCCGGACGGGGGCGCCGCGATCGTGCAGACCGCGCTCGACGCGTTCGGCACCGTGGACGTCGTCATCAACAACGCGGGCATCCTG